A genomic window from Lycium barbarum isolate Lr01 chromosome 4, ASM1917538v2, whole genome shotgun sequence includes:
- the LOC132635950 gene encoding protein PLASTID MOVEMENT IMPAIRED 1-RELATED 1-like, translating into MSWKSSSGNQNGGRLLCDIEEISKALYVHKTPRKALTFQADHGHDSVGDTHVFKSGSNVVAGDMLRKQKKSSIWSWKPLKVLTHIRHRRFNCCFFLHVHGIEGLPVNFKDLALCVNWKRKGEVMRTRPAQVCQGTAEFEETLMHSSSVYGSRTGHQHSAKYEPKHFLLYVSVIGAPALDIGKHLVDLTRLLPLTMEELEEGRNSGKWTTSFKLSGKAKGAILNVSFGFSVSGSNSIEPSQFMQGIEPAATDHSSECDGASANTSLRRVGSVPRKPGGTTHSSSRSLDARNFDEVLSGRKSELSRSITLLYRKLEEGKLDKLDDLDFFFEYLEPLKPNSGVLSQFSAENTMDDQHIEFSISELGTESSQLKPEVCSYESCDDTPIETTDVAYILEERSEEKSEYNQKHESNDVYRGEDMMKTSNYEETDMCKDEMFEELESVFLDLLTAESAELDSPVEMYDSIDQESYMNLKSSYESSRRVKSLSIDDVANDFLDMLNIEQTSADLSSDTSVDSPRESLLRQFEKETFPSGNSIFDFDATDDQVEFSGIASSIHGRVACSDDFDLSSVVKDFEEEHKKGTQSLRSKRNAKMIENLETEVLMQDWGLNEKAFQNSPRISSGGFGSPIYLSPERPLQLPLLPLGEGLGSEMCTRNGGFLHSMSPQLFRNARNGARLIMQFSSPVVLPAAMGCSVMEILSCWASGGISKMSVQADTLMPLEDITGRNIQEMASEAVSRLEPDVRFTFWHGLFGMKKDSEDLLFHQSSGHLNSTSIVDGVDLGFVFMEDLAPLAMDKIEPLTIEGLRIQSNLSDNEAPSSIRPQFSEVFGSNTAGALQHWSGKESDDVEGDLVELSVSPDEWLRLDAGDFSNNTENKERITKILAAHHAKSLDLDSSGLETGEERSELLGRECGILCNKLTLALRVQLRDPLRDYEMVGISMLILIQLERSCAPVEQYTERNSSSENDPKEQFIQEEIIAGESERGIHRQAVSQFKITEIHVAGFNSGPKDDQIWGRKRQQQAGSRWLLSSGMGRTSKRPLSKSNAIIRSSSQIRRNMQPGDVLWSISSDFHTRDSKSNVHIRNSDIIFPTEGCPNPSQLGIKL; encoded by the exons ATGTCTTGGAAGAGCAGTAGCGGGAATCAGAATGGAGGGCGATTGCTGTGTGACATTGAAGAAATTAGTAAAGCTCTTTATGTACATAAAACCCCTAGGAAGGCTTTAACTTTTCAAGCAGATCATGGACATGATTCTGTTGGCGATACCCATGTCTTTAAGTCCGGTTCAAATGTTGTAGCTGGTGACATGCTGCGTAAACAGAAGAAATCATCAATATGGAGTTGGAAGCCATTAAAGGTTCTAACTCATATCCGCCATCGACGGTTCAATTGTTGTTTCTTTCTTCATGTTCATGGCATTGAAGGCTTGCCTGTCAATTTCAAGGACCTGGCTTTGTGTGTAAATTGGAAACGTAAGGGTGAAGTGATGAGAACTCGCCCTGCTCAGGTTTGTCAGGGAACAGCTGAGTTTGAAGAGACTTTGATGCATTCCTCTTCTGTATATGGAAGTAGGACCGGACACCAGCATTCAGCAAAGTATGAGCCTAAACATTTCCTGCTTTATGTTTCTGTGATTGGGGCTCCAGCCCTTGATATTGGCAAGCATTTGGTTGATCTTACGAGGTTGCTTCCACTTACCATGGAGGAGTTAGAGGAGGGAAGAAATTCAGGGAAGTGGACCACGAGCTTCAAACTTTCAGGAAAGGCCAAAGGTGCAATACTGAATGTTAGTTTCGGGTTCTCTGTATCAGGGAGTAACTCGATTGAACCTAGCCAATTCATGCAAGGCATCGAACCTGCTGCAACAGATCATTCCTCTGAATGTGATGGAGCTAGTGCTAATACAAGTCTTCGGAGAGTTGGAAGTGTTCCCCGCAAGCCTGGTGGTACGACTCATTCTTCATCTAGGTCCCTAGATGCGAGAAATTTTGATGAAGTTTTATCAGGCCGAAAATCAGAGCTTTCTCGCTCTATTACCTTGCTGTATAGAAAACTTGAGGAAGGGAAATTGGATAAATTGGACGATTTAGATTTCTTTTTTGAATATTTAGAGCCCTTAAAACCAAACTCTGGTGTTTTGTCTCAGTTTTCTGCTGAAAATACCATGGATGATCAACATATTGAGTTTTCTATCAGTGAACTGGGTACAGAATCTTCTCAGCTGAAACCAGAAGTATGTTCTTATGAAAGTTGTGATGATACTCCAATAGAAACCACTGATGTTGCTTACATTTTGGAGGAAAGAAGTGAGGAGAAAAGTGAATATAATCAAAAGCATGAAAGCAATGACGTCTACAGAGGAGAAGATATGATGAAGACCAGCAACTATGAGGAGACTGACATGTGCAAGGATGAAATGTTTGAAGAGCTTGAGTCGGTTTTCCTTGACCTGTTGACCGCTGAGTCCGCAGAGTTGGATTCACCAGTAGAAATGTATGATTCCATTGACCAAGAAAGCTACATGAATCTGAAGTCCAGCTATGAATCCAGTAGGCGGGTGAAGTCACTTAGCATAGATGATGTGGCAAATGATTTTCTGGATATGTTGAACATTGAGCAGACCTCTGCTGACTTGAGTTCTGATACTTCTGTGGATTCACCAAGAGAATCCCTTTTGAGACAGTTTGAGAAGGAAACCTTTCCTTCTGGAAACTCAATTTTTGATTTTGATGCAACAGATGATCAAGTGGAATTTAGTGGCATTGCTTCAAGTATTCATGGAAGAGTTGCATGTTCTGATGACTTTGATTTGTCATCAGTTGTTAAGGATTTTGAGGAGGAGCATAAGAAGGGCACCCAGTCATTGAGGAGTAAAAGGAATGCGAAAATGATAGAGAACTTGGAAACTGAGGTTTTAATGCAAGATTGGGGTTTGAATGAGAAAGCATTCCAGAATTCACCACGCATCAGCTCTGGTGGGTTTGGAAGTCCAATCTATCTTTCCCCTGAAAGACCATTACAATTACCGTTACTTCCTCTTGGAGAGGGCTTAGGTTCTGAAATGTGCACGCGTAATGGGGGCTTCTTACATTCGATGAGTCCTCAACTGTTTAGGAATGCAAGGAATGGTGCAAGGTTGATAATGCAGTTTTCTAGCCCCGTTGTGCTCCCTGCTGCAATGGGTTGTAGTGTTATGGAAATACTCAGCTGCTGGGCATCTGGTGGAATTTCCAAGATGTCTGTTCAGGCAGATACGCTGATGCCTTTAGAAGATATCACCGGGAGGAATATACAAGAAATGGCCTCGGAAGCCGTATCCAGACTTGAACCAGATGTGAG GTTCACTTTTTGGCATGGGTTATTTGGTATGAAGAAGGACAGTGAAGATCTGTTGTTTCATCAGAGTTCCGGTCATCTGAACTCAACCTCAATAGTTGATGGTGTAGATTTAGGTTTTGTGTTTATGGAGGATCTAGCTCCTTTGGCCATGGATAAGATAGAACCTCTTACAATTGAAGGGTTGAGAATCCAGTCAAACTTGTCAGATAATGAAGCACCTTCAAGCATTAGGCCTCAATTTAGTGAAGTTTTTGGTTCTAATACAGCTGGCGCATTACAGCACTGGAGTGGCAAAGAAAGTGATGATGTTGAGGGTGATTTAGTGGAGCTTTCTGTTTCACCAGATGAATGGTTGAGGCTGGATGCTGGAGATTTCAGTAATAATACTGAGAACAAGGAAAGAATTACCAAAATCTTAGCAGCCCATCATGCTAAGTCCCTTGATTTAGATAGTTCAGGACTGGAAACGGGTGAAGAAAGGTCGGAATTGTTGGGTAGAGAATGTGGTATACTGTGTAACAAATTGACGTTAGCTCTGAGGGTTCAACTCAGAGATCCTTTGCGTGACTATGAGATGGTCGGCATCTCCATGCTCATTCTGATTCAGTTAGAGAGGTCTTGTGCTCCTGTTGAACAGTATACAGAAAGAAATTCAAGCAGTGAAAATGATCCGAAGGAGCAATTCATTCAGGAAGAAATTATTGCCGGAGAAAGTGAGAGGGGAATCCATAGGCAGGCTGTTTCTCAGTTTAAGATCACGGAAATTCATGTTGCAGGTTTTAATAGTGGGCCTAAAGATGATCAAATTTGGGGCAGAAAAAGACAGCAACAAGCTGGGTCGCGGTGGTTGCTATCAAGTGGCATGGGGAGGACAAGCAAACGTCCATTATCCAAGTCAAACGCCATCATAAGATCATCCTCACAGATAAGGAGAAATATGCAGCCTGGAGATGTTTTGTGGAGCATCTCATCGGATTTTCATACTAGAGATTCCAAATCAAATGTTCATATACGAAATTCTGATATTATTTTTCCAACTGAAGGTTGTCCAAATCCTAGTCAGTTGGGAATCAAGTTATAA
- the LOC132635951 gene encoding probable WRKY transcription factor 51: MAANSPSANMFDGSFRSLDSPDSDFSNHLVNFEVSDILEIDNWPVQEDPTSFVPQYSNYAANQVVTTRSYHEEPSNNIGSSSERNEVKDKVAFRTLSQIEILDDGYKWRKYGKKMVKNSPNPRNYYRCSVEGCPVKKRVERDKEDSRYVITTYEGVHNHQGPSQF; the protein is encoded by the exons ATGGCTGCTAATAGTCCCAGTGCAAACATGTTTGATGGGAGTTTTAGATCACTGGACTCACCTGATAGTGATTTCTCCAACCACCTAGTTAACTTTGAGGTTTCTGATATTCTCGAGATAGACAATTGGCCCGTTCAAGAAGATCCAACGTCGTTCGTACCCCAGTACTCAAATTATGCAGCAAACCAAGTGGTTACCACCAGGAGTTATCATGAGGAACCTAGCAACA ACATAGGCAGCAGCAGCGAGAGGAATGAAGTAAAGGACAAGGTTGCTTTCAGAACACTGTCACAGATTGAAATACTAGATGACGGCTACAAGTGGAGGAAGTATGGAAAGAAGATGGTGAAAAATAGTCCAAACCCGAG GAATTACTATAGGTGCTCTGTGGAAGGTTGTCCGGTGAAGAAGAGAGTTGAACGAGACAAAGAGGACTCTCGGTATGTCATAACCACCTACGAGGGTGTCCACAACCATCAAGGTCCATCCCAGTTCTGA